Proteins from one Portunus trituberculatus isolate SZX2019 chromosome 38, ASM1759143v1, whole genome shotgun sequence genomic window:
- the LOC123515112 gene encoding uncharacterized protein LOC123515112 translates to MNLCVKPSLRIACVATALCLAVAQVCSFLSAGPAPLAQRGAAPLHDASCRALFTVTDVPQTYAPNASLFTHNRYGYVPADKLSVDWRARQYPDTCGGNDVAGAVQQLLLKRDSPSGATTTDYSPLAAVLPSVLAFQGEGGASVPTVTATTRIGAAGGQLPYVPCEIAAYSDPASVAACFRARLARQDTLWIFFMGDSKIRYLFFEFLSRSDDELHYLIKLENGTKSLAEINRKHLKLKVDMEASSTKLPGLLVSFQFRTFSEQQMSKMQGSAEVEQLVQWAAGQDTPHLLVVGYAAWSTRKIKAYLCDTLDFLADMHQIVATLLQQISQRARVIVTSQNRCKVNTSAASEENSIPFGDPTFDWSEAVFLYYVQRHSLHLPPSPASGTNANVSKSLVRITKARLDNISKRHRDHLVPDVEDSGVWWWDSSLPLSLAENRECEELYLRGLTTHPIYNDPFHRCYDSYHSGGVTLGDQVTMLLNLVCNSALGTREGVCCS, encoded by the exons ATGAATCTGTGCGTGAAGCCCTCACTCAGGATTGCTTGTGTCGCTACCGCGCTGTGCCTGGCGGTCGCGCAGGTGTGCAGCTTTCTTAGTGCTGGTCCAGCCCCTCTAGCACAGAGGGGCGCCGCGCCGCTGCATGATGCATCTTGCCGCGCACTCTTCACCGTCACGGATGTTCCCCAAACTTACGCGCCGAACGCCAGTCTCTTCACACACAACCGTTATGGATACGTGCCCGCTGACAAGCTGAGTGTAGACTGGAGAGCTCGGCAATACCCTGACACTTGTGGCGGCAACGATGTGGCCGGGGCAGTACAGCAGCTGCTCCTCAAGAGAGACTCTCCGTCTGGAGCGACAACGACCGACTACTCCCCGCTTGCGGCCGTCCTTCCCTCCGTGCTGGCCTTCCAGGGCGAGGGCGGGGCCAGCGTCCCGAcagtcaccgccaccaccaggatCGGCGCCGCCGGCGGCCAGCTGCCCTACGTGCCGTGTGAAATAGCGGCCTACTCTGACCCAGCCTCGGTAGCCGCCTGCTTCAGGGCAAGACTGGCTCGCCAGGACACTCTCTGGATCTTCTTCATGGGAGACTCAAAAATAAGATACTTATTTTTCGAGTTTCTCTCAAGAAGTGATGACGAGCTTCACTATCTAATCAAGCTTGAG AACGGTACCAAGTCCCTCGCCgagataaacagaaaacaccttaaactCAAAGTCGACATGGAAGCATCGAGCACCAAGCTGCCTGGACTGCTCGTCTCCTTCCA GTTCAGAACGTTCAGCGAACAGCAGATGAGCAAGATGCAAGGTAGTGCGGAGGTGGAGCAGCTGGTGCAGTGGGCTGCAGGCCAGGATACACCCCATCTTCTGGTAGTAG GTTACGCTGCGTGGTCCACCAGGAAGATAAAAGCGTACTTGTGCGACACCCTGGACTTCTTGGCTGACATGCACCAGATCGTGGCGACCCTCCTGCAGCAG atCAGTCAGAGAGCCAGGGTTATTGTGACCTCTCAGAATAGATGCAAAGTCAACACATCAGCAGCGTCTGAAGAGAACAGCATCCCTTTTGGAGACCCTACTTTTGACTGGAGCGAGGCAGTATTCCTGTACTATGTACAACGACATTCACTGCACCTGCCACCATCTCCAGCATCTGGTACAAATGCTAATGTGTCGAAATCACTGGTAAGAATAACAAAAGCACGACTGGACAACATCAGCAAACGCCACAGAGACCACCTGGTTCCAGACGTAGAAGACAgcggagtgtggtggtgggacTCGAGTCTGCCGCTGAGCCTAGCGGAGAACAGAGAGTGTGAGGAACTGTATCTCCGCGGTCTGACCACACACCCAATATATAACGACCCCTTCCATAGGTGCTATGACTCATACCACTCGGGTGGCGTCACTCTCGGTGACCAGGTCACTATGCTGCTCAACCTGGTGTGCAACTCAGCGTTGGGGACACGGGAGGGAGTGTGCTGTAGCTAA
- the LOC123515115 gene encoding uncharacterized protein LOC123515115, giving the protein MSHALATGITVVMRVRMSLGYIKRGQVLFCQTAPHRWVDMNTLTLFCLVAAASSCSAAHYLGYPGAYGLVPYNYLGSHYAHHGLPYSLGPVKYSVAHGVAPVAPVKYSVAHAVAPVAPIHSQYHAQDELGQYSFGYAGGPSSRSETRDAFGRVSGSYNYVDSEGKVQTQHYVADALGFRVSGTNLPVAPDVPEAPALAAPEPVQDTPEVAAAKAEFQAAYDEFAAAAEAAPDSRKKRSVVAPAVYPYHHPLRFSYAFTAPLTYNYPALHYAAYPAHTSYAAVPATVRDATLLRVVHNPGHAVSYRVD; this is encoded by the exons ATGAGCCACGCCCTCGCCACTGGTATTACGGTGGTGATGAGGGTCAGGATGAGCCTTGGATATATAAAGCGTGGTCAGGTGCTCTTCTGCCAGACAGCTCCTCATCGGTGGGTCGACATGAACACTCTG ACTCTCTTCTGCTTGGTGGCGGCGGCCAGCTCCTGTAGTGCAGCCCATTACTTGGGTTACCCAGGGGCTTATGGCTTAGTGCCTTACAACTACCTAGGCTCACATTACGCTCACCACGGTCTACCATACAGTCTCGGCCCTGTTAAGTACAGTGTGGCCCACGGGGTGGCACCCGTGGCCCCTGTTAAGTACAGTGTGGCCCACGCGGTGGCACCCGTGGCCCCTATTCATTCTCAGTACCACGCCCAAGACGAGCTGGGTCAGTACTCCTTCGGCTACGCCGGCGGTCCCTCCTCTCGCTCTGAGACCCGCGACGCCTTCGGGAGAGTGAGTGGCTCCTACAACTATGTGGACTCCGAGGGCAAGGTGCAGACCCAGCACTACGTAGCTGACGCCCTGGGCTTCCGTGTGTCTGGCACCAACCTGCCAGTGGCTCCCGATGTCCCCGAGGCACCCGCTCTCGCCGCACCTGAGCCAGTGCAGGACACCCCTGAGGTTGCTGCCGCCAAAGCCGAATTCCAAGCAGCGTATGATGAAtttgccgccgccgccgagGCCGCCCCTGACTCCCGCAAGAAGCGATCGGTTGTGGCCCCAGCTGTCTATCCTTACCACCATCCCCTCCGCTTCTCCTACGCATTCACCGCTCCTCTGACTTACAACTACCCCGCCCTGCACTACGCCGCCTACCCTGCCCACACCAGTTACGCCGCCGTCCCGGCCACTGTGCGTGACGCCACACTGCTGCGAGTGGTGCACAATCCAGGTCACGCTGTTTCCTACCGGGTGGACTAG
- the LOC123515116 gene encoding proteoglycan 4-like, with amino-acid sequence MNVVQAVVCLAALAGSGYAQLVQYSFNFLDGPTTRAETLDASGIVRGTFNFLDSQGNLKAQHYDYTVQVGPPAVNFVEPVPVTEGVAPVQPQETAPELTDEVSHTAPASPELIQEESIPAPEALEPIQDVPAVTEAPHPTTSNPEDTPATLEPTTEPPTPTTTESPFDAFKIDFKRFGQRLRALARFTPTPSRAARTRRAVLVPGPFTYADPQSLNTFPAPLVYSHPTVAYSSAFPAVAAYSGITAAAPAAARDAALLRVVHNPAHSLSYRVD; translated from the exons ATGAATGTCGTG CAGGCAGTGGTGTGCTTGGCAGCGCTAGCGGGGTCTGGCTATGCCCAGCTAGTGCAGTACTCTTTCAACTTTTTGGACGGCCCCACCACACGCGCGGAGACCCTGGACGCATCTGGCATCGTCAGAGGAACCTTCAACTTTTTGGACAGCCAAGGGAACCTGAAGGCACAGCACTACGACTACACGGTGCAGGTTGGCCCACCTGCTGTAAACTTCGTTGAACCTGTTCCAGTGACCGAAGGTGTGGCGCCAGTCCAACCCCAAGAGACGGCGCCTGAGCTCACAGACGAGGTATCTCACACCGCTCCTGCCTCTCCTGAACTTATTCAAGAAGAATCGATTCCTGCTCCTGAAGCACTTGAACCTATCCAAGATGTCCCTGCAGTAACCGAGGCACCTCATCCCACTACCAGCAACCCTGAGGACACCCCCGCTACCCTTGAGCCCACCACAGAGccgccaacacccacaacaaCTGAGTCTCCCTTTGATGCCTTCAAGATTGACTTCAAGAGATTCGGTCAGCGTCTCCGAGCTCTTGCACGTTTTACACCCACTCCCAGCCGCGCTGCTCGTACCAGAAGAGCAGTTCTGGTGCCCGGACCCTTCACCTACGCCGACCCTCAGAGCTTGAACACATTCCCTGCTCCCCTGGTCTACTCCCATCCCACAGTGGCCTACTCTTCCGCCTTCCCTGCTGTCGCCGCCTACTCTGGAATTACGGCCGCCGCCCCTGCCGCAGCACGCGACGCTGCCCTGCTGCGGGTGGTGCACAACCCCGCCCACTCTCTTTCCTACCGCGTGGACTGA